In Bacillota bacterium, a genomic segment contains:
- a CDS encoding helix-turn-helix transcriptional regulator has translation MGAHPLKVMAMLAGYTVPQLAAKAGVSWGHVYRWMRGEVRAGDETRERLAKLLGVPASRLPSQWPRSVAQEVDRRRVRVYSSCREE, from the coding sequence ATGGGTGCCCATCCCCTGAAGGTCATGGCCATGTTGGCCGGTTACACGGTGCCGCAGCTCGCGGCGAAGGCGGGTGTTTCTTGGGGCCACGTCTACCGATGGATGCGCGGCGAAGTTCGAGCCGGCGACGAGACCCGAGAGCGCCTGGCAAAGCTCTTGGGTGTCCCTGCATCCCGCCTGCCCTCCCAGTGGCCGCGAAGTGTGGCACAAGAGGTTGACAGGCGGCGCGTTCGGGTGTACTCTTCATGCCGTGAAGAGTGA
- a CDS encoding lysophospholipase has product MQEQTGYLTAGGGVGLFFRFWRGREPPRGHVVIVHGANEHSGRYRHVAEFLVQHGLEVAALDQRGHGRSDGPRCHVDRFGEYLDDLRQFVGMVAQRAGDQRRPIMIGHSLGGLIAFSYAVAHPASIAALVVSSPWFALRMKVSRVERALAPVISRLLPRLQRPANILPEQLSRDPEVVRAYREDPLVGTTATPRWFVECSRAAWRARHELADRLSVPALFLQGEDDRVVDPEATRAVFEGVTYGRKALRLYPGRYHEIFNDPGHEEVFRDIIEWLDAQGLLGAKRLTAV; this is encoded by the coding sequence ATGCAGGAGCAGACCGGGTACCTCACGGCAGGCGGCGGTGTTGGGCTGTTCTTCCGGTTCTGGCGGGGACGCGAGCCGCCCCGGGGGCATGTGGTGATCGTTCACGGAGCCAACGAGCACAGCGGCCGGTACCGCCATGTGGCGGAGTTCCTCGTTCAGCACGGGCTGGAGGTCGCGGCGCTCGACCAGCGGGGCCATGGCCGTTCCGACGGGCCGCGGTGCCACGTCGACCGGTTCGGCGAGTATCTGGACGACCTCCGGCAGTTCGTCGGGATGGTCGCGCAGCGTGCGGGCGACCAGCGCCGGCCCATCATGATCGGCCACAGCCTGGGCGGCCTCATCGCGTTTTCGTACGCTGTGGCCCACCCCGCGAGCATCGCGGCGCTGGTGGTCTCGTCGCCGTGGTTTGCGCTGCGAATGAAGGTCAGCCGGGTGGAAAGGGCGCTGGCCCCGGTGATATCTCGGCTGCTGCCGCGCCTTCAGCGGCCGGCCAACATCCTCCCCGAACAGCTGAGCCGCGACCCCGAGGTCGTGCGAGCCTACCGTGAAGATCCGCTCGTCGGCACCACGGCGACACCCCGGTGGTTCGTGGAGTGCAGCCGGGCGGCGTGGCGCGCAAGGCACGAGCTGGCCGATCGCCTTTCCGTGCCGGCCTTGTTCCTGCAGGGCGAAGACGACCGGGTGGTGGACCCGGAGGCCACCCGGGCCGTGTTCGAGGGGGTTACGTATGGCCGCAAGGCTTTGCGCCTGTATCCCGGCAGGTACCACGAGATCTTCAACGATCCGGGGCATGAAGAGGTCTTCAGGGACATCATCGAATGGCTGGACGCCCAGGGGTTGCTCGGGGCGAAGCGGCTTACCGCCGTATAA
- the corA gene encoding magnesium/cobalt transporter CorA produces MDGAQATQAVRSWVEEEPVFWLDLEAPSEAEWNLLQDPFGFHPLSIEDARSLSEFAKVDPYPQYLFVALHRFVLQGTGLRAELRLGEVDLFLHRSYLVTVHLEPAQEIEQVWRRLAAHPQLMRRGPEFVAHLVVDAIVDGLFPVIERLVEAREQLEDQVLERSEENPWPEITRLRRTFLTARRSLRPQSEALAHLGRERRGLVSDGAALYFRDISDHADRLMAIVENELRLLDNVVQMYLSLRTDRLNLVMQRLTMVSAIFIPLTLIAGIYGMNFRHMPELEWLWGYPLALVLMAAVGFGTYWYLRARGWFDPPGGPGRT; encoded by the coding sequence TTGGACGGCGCCCAGGCCACGCAGGCGGTCCGGTCCTGGGTCGAGGAGGAGCCCGTCTTCTGGCTGGACCTGGAAGCCCCCAGCGAGGCCGAGTGGAATCTCCTGCAGGATCCCTTCGGGTTTCACCCGCTGTCCATCGAGGACGCCCGGTCGCTGAGCGAGTTCGCCAAGGTGGATCCGTATCCCCAGTATCTGTTCGTGGCCCTGCACCGCTTCGTGCTGCAGGGGACGGGGCTTCGTGCGGAGCTGCGATTGGGTGAGGTGGACCTGTTCTTGCACCGGTCGTACCTCGTCACGGTGCACCTCGAACCGGCCCAGGAGATCGAGCAAGTCTGGCGCAGGCTGGCCGCCCACCCGCAACTGATGCGCCGTGGCCCAGAGTTCGTGGCCCATCTGGTGGTGGACGCGATCGTGGATGGGCTGTTTCCGGTCATCGAGCGGCTGGTCGAGGCCCGGGAGCAACTGGAAGACCAGGTGCTGGAACGCTCGGAGGAAAACCCGTGGCCTGAGATCACCCGCCTTCGCCGGACCTTCTTGACGGCCCGGCGCAGCCTCAGGCCGCAGTCCGAGGCGCTCGCCCACCTGGGCCGGGAGCGGAGGGGGCTGGTTTCCGATGGGGCAGCGCTTTACTTTCGCGACATCTCTGACCACGCCGACCGGCTGATGGCCATTGTGGAGAACGAACTGCGGCTGCTCGACAACGTGGTACAGATGTACTTGTCGCTGCGCACCGACCGGCTCAACCTGGTCATGCAGCGGCTGACCATGGTCAGCGCCATCTTCATCCCGCTCACGCTGATCGCCGGCATTTACGGCATGAACTTCCGTCACATGCCGGAGCTGGAGTGGTTGTGGGGTTACCCCCTCGCGCTGGTGCTCATGGCGGCCGTCGGGTTCGGCACCTACTGGTACCTGCGAGCCCGGGGCTGGTTCGACCCGCCGGGCGGGCCGGGGAGGACGTAG